From the Candidatus Binatia bacterium genome, the window ATGGTTGGGCAACGACACGCCTTGCGCCGCGAGGGAATGGCGAATTGCGCCGAGTTGTTCAGACGAGAAAATTTGGCTGAGCGCTTGTTTTAGTTGCTCGGGGGTCATATTGTTGACGTTCGGCTCGAGCTTCCTTAGCTGGCGGAGCTGGCCGATCGTCGGGTTTGCGGCCTTGACCGCGGTCTCTAACTGCTGTTTGGTAGGCGGTTGCGACTGTGCCATCGCGGCGGCCCCGGTAACGACGAGAGCTGCCGGCATAACGGCGGTTCCAAGGACGCCAGCCAGCGCGAGGAGACGAAGTGTTTGCATGAGGACACGTTCTTTCTTATGGCTTAAGCGGTGATTTTTCGAGTCATCCTCCCTTTCCGGCGAGCGCAGCCCGATTCCGCCTCATTTCATAAGCGCGTTCGCGCTCTTTGCGGCATCGCGCCCGGCACACCGATCGGCGTCTGCAATCCGCCGCAGCCTGCCAGCAATGCCAAAGCGGCGCCAATCGTTAAGGCGTAGCCGCTAAGACCCAAGCTGCTCATCTGCCTTGCTCCCCTCGCTCGTGAATGCCACGCAGCCTAGCATCGTTTCGGCTTAGCCCAACTGAGCCCTCGCGGCGGCCAATCCGGGGCGCGATCTAAGCCGCTTTGCCCGCCATGCGGCACCGCGACGCTGCGCATCTCGGTAGTGCTCGCGAAGCCCAGAGCCTGCAATGTAGCGCGGCCTCGCGAGCGCGACGCCGTGAGAAGTGCGGGGCGGGTTATGGCGCTAGTGCGAATACGGTGCCGTAATCGCAGCTTTGTGAAGCGGATCTAGGGCAACTTGGGAGTGAAATTCCGCCCGCAGCGGTCGTCCCGTATAGCGTTCCGTCTACATCAATCAATCCCGCTTCGGGAAGGAGTCCATCGTTTTCACCGTAGGTAAAGCTGTGGAGCACACGTTCATTTTTACCATCGGTCGTTACGCGAAAGACGGTTCCGGATGTCCCACTACCACCTGCCGAAGTCGTTCCATACAGCACTTCCTTTACATCAATCACGCCAGCCGTAGGGCCGATCCCATCCGAACCGTTATTGGTGAAGCTGTGCAGCACTTGTTCATCTGTTCCGGTTTCGCGGACCTTAAAAACAGTTCCGTAGTCGGCCGAACCGCCTGCTTCGGTTGTGCCGTAGAACCAACCATTCTTGGCGATTACACCTGCTTCGGGAGCCGAGCCATCTTTGGTCGATGGGCCAAAGCTAAATACAATCTTTTCGACGCCCGTCGTGCTTATGCTGAAGATGCCTCCGCCGCCGTTACCACAGTCGCCTGGGGCCGTTCCGTAGAGCAAGCCGTGTACGTCTATTAGATTCGACAGGGGATAGGCACAATCGGGCTGGCCACTGAAACTGTGCAGTACCCGCTCACGACCGTCTGAAATGCGAACGCTGAAGACCGTTCCGGCGCCGTAGCTGCCGCCCTGGTAGGTCGTCCCGTAAAGAACGCCGTGCAGCGCGGTCAGGCTCGCCCTTGGATCGACCCCGTCGGCCCCCTTGCCGAAGCTGTGCAGCACGCGCGCGTTTTTGCCATTCGTCCCGACGCTGAAGACCATGCCGGCGTTGAACTTGCCACCCCCCACGGTCGTACCATAGAGCATACCATTGACAGCGACAAGCCCTGCTACGGGGCCGCCCTCATAAGCCTCGAAGCTAAGCAATACGCGCTCATTTAGTCCGCTCGTGCCGATGCTGAAGACCGTTCCAGCGCCAGGGAGGCTGCGAAAGTAGTATGAACCGCCGTATTCAGTCGTGCCGTAAAGCGTGCCGTTGACGTCGATCAGCGGCGCCACCGGGAAAGCACCGTATAAGCCGAAGACATTGCTGCCAAAATCGAACAGCACTCGGTATTTTGTACCAGTGTTGCGCGCTTGCAGCCGCGTAGCAATGCTTTGCGGCATCGCGCCCGCCGCGCCGATCGGCGGCTGCGATCCGCCACATGCCGCAAGCAAACACGCCGCAACACCGGATAATGCGCAACGTCCAAAACGTGAAGCCACCAGTGCTCCATCCTCCGATAGCAAGCTTCGACGGCGGGGCCGGCTTCCCGGAGCCGCGTGCCAGCCACCATCCTTCCGCGATAGGAACGAAGCGTTAATGAATTGCCATACCTGTGGGCCAAGCAAGACCCGTGTGACTTCCCCCGATTACTCTGATCGGACGAACGTTACCATTTGAGCCCGCCTCGTAGACCGCAACGCGGCCCTCAAACTTCTTTGCCCCTTTGTTGAAGATATTCGCTACGTAGATATTGCCTTTAGAATCGACCACAGTTCCTTCCGTACCGGCTATCCCGGCTCGATGGCCGTGAATATCTTGGATAGGCCCGACGTTACCGTTTGCGCCCGCAGCGTAAACCGTCGCGCTATTGTCGTCGTAGTTGGCTATGTAGATGTTTAGGCTTGAGTCAAGCGCAACCTGAGTGGGCAAATATATTCGCGTAAGGGCGCCTTCGATGGTCCGCGTCGGTGCGGCGTTCCCCTTGCTGCCCGCGGGATAAAAGGTGATGTAGTTGTAACGGTTGGTAACGTAGATGTTGCCGCTTGCGTCCAATGCGATGCCATTGGGGAGTACGAGTTGCGTGCTCGGGCCTAGAATTGTTTCTATTGGCTTGACGTCGCCGGTCGCGCCTGGCGGGTAGATAGTTATCGATCCATTTCCGTATTCATCCGTTCGGCTGTTTAAAGCGTAGATGTCGCCATTTACCGAATCGATGGCGATCCCGGTTGGCGTCGCCAGTCCGGTCTTCGGGCCGTGGATGGTCTCGACCGGCTTGGCGTTGCCGGTAGCGCCCGGCGCGTAGACAGTCACGGAAGAAACAGCCGTGTTTGCCGCGTAGATGTTGCCGCTTGCGTCCACAGCGACATCATGCGGGAAGCGCAAACCGGTTTTCGAGCCCTGTATGTCTTGGATCGGCTTCGCATCGCCGGTCGCGCCGATTGGGTAGACGGTCACGCTGCTGGTATTCCGGTTCGCGACATAGAGGCATGGACATGAAGTGGTGCCGTGTTCTCTCAAGTCTCCATTGCCGTGAGCGGAACTTGGTAGGCTCGGTGGTATAACGCCCGGCGCGGTGATCGGCGACTGCGATTCGCCGCAGCCTGCCAACAATGCCGCAGCCACGCAGCTATTTAACGCGTAGCGGCCAAGATCCAAGCTTCTCATCTACCCTGCTCCTCGCTCCGTGAACGCCGCGCAGCGCACCTTAGCGCACATCGGCTGATATTCAGTATGATCACTCGTTTAGGTTACCAACTAAAAACGACAAGCCCGTTGCCCGTAGCGTTTTTCCAATTCTGCCAGTAGTGCACTTTCGTGGCGCGCGACTCAGCATATGAAGAACCGCCGCCTCCTCCACCGCCGCCGCCATAGCCGTTACAAGCGCTACCGCCCCCACCACCGCCAAAGTAACCGCCGCCGCCGCCGCCGCCAACGTAGGGCGGCGAGCGCATCGTACCGCCGCGCCCGCCGACACCGCGCGCGCCATCAGCACCTCGACTGCCAGATCGTCTGCAAGGGCGCCCGAAGTCGGGCGAAACTCCGCCTGCGCCCTCGAAATCGGGCGGGGATCCGCCTGCGCCCCCGGCGCCGCCTTCAGTTTGAGTGCCGCCCGCACCGCCCAGCCCCCCATTGGAACCGCCATATGTATTGCCAGGGGCACCACGGCCGCCGACGAGACCGCCCCCTCCACCACATCCGGTGTAAGTGTTGTCCGAGCTGCTGTCTTCCCTATTGTTGCCGCCTTGGCCGCCACCGCCAGCGGCCACAAGGATACGGTTCTGCCGTCGACCCGGCGGAGTGCGGACGTCAGACGCGCCGCCTCCGCCGTCGGCTGCGGAACCGCCGCCGCTGCCTCCACCGTTGAAACCAGGGCCCAATCGGCTGCCCCCGCCGCCGACATATATAATCAATCGCTCTTTTGGTCTAACGGGAATCACCGCATAAACTCGCCCGCCGTTCCCGAACGTACGCCCGGAATAGGTCTTGTTCGCGGTGCACCCGCCGCCGGCTGCGCCGCGCACGACGACGCTAATGCGCGTGACGCCGGTCGGCACCACGAACTCTTGCTCTTCGCCCGTGTAGTGAAACGTGGCGTTTCCGCCGACTGCGGTACGGAAGTCGGCTCGCGCGCCCGGCACGACCGGCGGCTGCGATCCGCCGCAGCCTGCTAACATTGCGGCAGCCACGCAGATACTTAACGCATAGCACCCGAACCGTGGGTTCCTCATCTTGTGCTCCTCGGTCCGTGGACGCCACGGCGCCCAACAATATTTCCGCACGCCTGCTCAATTCCATCGCAGCAACCAAGCTCGCAGCGTCAAAACCACCTCAGCCCATGCCTCCGCGGCCACCTCGCCGAATCGGCGGCGCCTCGTCGCTACGCGGTGAGGCGTTCGAGGGCCGCCTCGATCTTCCGGATCGTCGAAGGGTGTGGTATCGTCCCTTCGTTCACGAACGCCTGAAGCTTTGAACGCGGCCGCCGCTCATGCGTGCGATTCGCTTAATGCCAGATCAACACCTCAAGATAATTGGCATTGGGATAGCGGGTCTACGCGTTAAGCGCCGCGATCTATGCCGCTAAACTGCGAGGCGCTCGCAGCTGCGATGCGAGCAAGGCTGCAAGGCAACAACGGCCTCACAAGCGCGAACGCCGTGCAAAGGGCGGGGCGGCGGGGGAGAGATCAGAGGTCGCGTGAGCTACGTTAAATAAGTTCGATCATGTGAGCGCATTCGGGAGAAGGTGAGGCATCATTAAGAAGCAGATCTGGTTCGTGACTGGGGCGGGCCGCGGTATGGGCGTCAACATCTCGAAGGCTGCTCTGGCTGCGGGCCATGCAGTCGTCGCTACAGGGCGCAGCCCCGAGCGAATCAAGTCCGCGCTCGGAATTCACGATGACCTCCTCGTCGTTAAGCTCGACGTTACTAATCCCGGCGACGCGAAGGATGCCACGCGTGCCGCCGTCCAGCGGTTCGGCCGGATCGACGTTCTTGTTAATAACGCGGGTAACTTTTACGCCAGATTCTTTGAGGAAATCGCACCCGAGGAGTTCCGCGCGCAGGTCGAGACCACCATGTTCGGCCCAATGAATGTCGCTCGCGCGGTCCTTCCTGTCATGCGCGCCCAACGCTCCGGCCTCATCGTAGCTATTTCTTCAACTGCTGGCGTCGTTGGTCAGGAATTTTGTACTGCTTACTCAGCGTCTAAGTTCGGGGTCGAGGGCTGGATCGAGTCCCTCACTCCAGAGGTCGCGCCCCTTGGCATCCAAACGATGCTAGTCGAACCTGGCTTCTTCCGTACTGAACTCCTCACGCCGGAGTCGACGATATATGCCAAGCCCTCAATCGACGACTACGCGGAGCGCAGCGAGCACACTGTCGCCGCGTGGAACAACACGAACGGAAAGCAGGGCGGTGACCCCGCTAAGCTTGCTGAGGCGCTCGTATATCTCGCAAGCCTGGACGAGCCGCCGCTTCGCCTCGTGGCGGGTGCCGATGCGGTTGCGGCCGTTAAGAAGAAGGCAGACGAGCTGATCTCGCAGGCAGATGCCTACGGCGAGCTGTCCGGTAACCTCGCGCTTGAAGACGAGCCGCCGAAAACGAAGCCGCTAAGCCAAGCCGCCGCACTGCGAGGCTAAGCTGTAACGCATCCTAGCGCGATGCGGCCTAAGATGTCGCCGCTAGCGTCCACTGCGATGCCTAGTGGAAAGTTGACGAAATAAATATTCGATCTGCTGCCGCCGCACTGCGGATACTCAGCAATGATATTATCAACAGAGTCGGTGACGTAGACATTTCCCACTGCGTCGGTTGCGACATCAACTGGGTTTCGGAGTTGTCCCGAATACGTGCAGCTCGGCGAAGAGTTGCTGGGCTTGTACTCCGTTACGTTATGTCCGCCTCCGTTGGCAACGTACAGGTTGCCATTCTTGTCGATCCACTCCCCATAGCTTCCATTGAGACCTTTCTTGATCTTTCGGGCGTAGTGATAGGTCTTGTTCTTGAGCACTATCACCTCGTTACCGGAAATGGAGACAAAGAGGTCGCGGTCGATCGCTGCCGGATGTGAGTTTACAATCGGGGCGAGCGTATGCAGCGGACCACCCGAGACGCCAGCCGTCTGGCTCGGTGCCGAGCCCTGCCATGTGCCGGAACATCCGGCAAGCACCGCAACCGCACTCGCGGTCACGGCGGCGCCCGAAAACGAACGCTGAAGGGCCGAAGAGTCCATAACTCCCCTTTTACGCGACCGCGAATCACTCAGCCGCGCTTATGCCCACGATAGCACTTCGGCCTGGCGTGCGCAAGGTGGCTTACCCATATGCTTATTGGACAATCTCGTCGTTATGGAGTCAATGCGAACGCGGTTCCACAGCCCTGGTGATGATCGCACTTCAAACTCCCGCCGCTGGGCGTCGTCCCATAAAGAGTACCGTTGACATCGATCATGTTGCTATTGGGGCTTGCCCCACCGGAGCCGCCAAGGAAGTAGTGGAGCGTCGTCAGATAGCCGGCGGTGGTAACACTGTAAACGACTCCACAGCTGTCGCACTGCCCGCCGGCCTCTGTCGTACCGTACATGATCCCCCTCACGTTTACCAAGCCGGCGT encodes:
- a CDS encoding choice-of-anchor tandem repeat GloVer-containing protein; this translates as MASRFGRCALSGVAACLLAACGGSQPPIGAAGAMPQSIATRLQARNTGTKYRVLFDFGSNVFGLYGAFPVAPLIDVNGTLYGTTEYGGSYYFRSLPGAGTVFSIGTSGLNERVLLSFEAYEGGPVAGLVAVNGMLYGTTVGGGKFNAGMVFSVGTNGKNARVLHSFGKGADGVDPRASLTALHGVLYGTTYQGGSYGAGTVFSVRISDGRERVLHSFSGQPDCAYPLSNLIDVHGLLYGTAPGDCGNGGGGIFSISTTGVEKIVFSFGPSTKDGSAPEAGVIAKNGWFYGTTEAGGSADYGTVFKVRETGTDEQVLHSFTNNGSDGIGPTAGVIDVKEVLYGTTSAGGSGTSGTVFRVTTDGKNERVLHSFTYGENDGLLPEAGLIDVDGTLYGTTAAGGISLPSCPRSASQSCDYGTVFALAP
- a CDS encoding NHL repeat-containing protein, with amino-acid sequence MRSLDLGRYALNSCVAAALLAGCGESQSPITAPGVIPPSLPSSAHGNGDLREHGTTSCPCLYVANRNTSSVTVYPIGATGDAKPIQDIQGSKTGLRFPHDVAVDASGNIYAANTAVSSVTVYAPGATGNAKPVETIHGPKTGLATPTGIAIDSVNGDIYALNSRTDEYGNGSITIYPPGATGDVKPIETILGPSTQLVLPNGIALDASGNIYVTNRYNYITFYPAGSKGNAAPTRTIEGALTRIYLPTQVALDSSLNIYIANYDDNSATVYAAGANGNVGPIQDIHGHRAGIAGTEGTVVDSKGNIYVANIFNKGAKKFEGRVAVYEAGSNGNVRPIRVIGGSHTGLAWPTGMAIH
- a CDS encoding SDR family NAD(P)-dependent oxidoreductase; the encoded protein is MIKKQIWFVTGAGRGMGVNISKAALAAGHAVVATGRSPERIKSALGIHDDLLVVKLDVTNPGDAKDATRAAVQRFGRIDVLVNNAGNFYARFFEEIAPEEFRAQVETTMFGPMNVARAVLPVMRAQRSGLIVAISSTAGVVGQEFCTAYSASKFGVEGWIESLTPEVAPLGIQTMLVEPGFFRTELLTPESTIYAKPSIDDYAERSEHTVAAWNNTNGKQGGDPAKLAEALVYLASLDEPPLRLVAGADAVAAVKKKADELISQADAYGELSGNLALEDEPPKTKPLSQAAALRG